A genome region from Gammaproteobacteria bacterium includes the following:
- a CDS encoding GMC family oxidoreductase N-terminal domain-containing protein, translating into MTASVDDIDFLIVGAGSAGAVLASRLSEDRERRVLLVESGPDQPVTTEMLQAMRDANQPAVAPGLNWNIRASIKGAATAQASHGLRGSSGVFGYNPGRVVGGSSAVNAAQALRGTPQDYDQWAAECGVQWGWENCLRYFRALEDDLLGPDDLHGRGGPIPIRRERKDELRPLQAALMASCIAHGFPETSDLNNPQTPGVGIIPRNVVDGVRMSTALTYLEAARRRSNLTLLADTHVHRILWSGRYTCGGVEADVAGTPRRLLARNVILCAGAVGTPAILMRSGIGDPAALAPLGIEVRQALPGVGSGLMDHPAVGIWGVPKPDVCIPGEPSRQTLLRYSSRRTHYADDMEICVLASMNAHALLPQLRAISEAPTIVGALVTLMKPSSRGVVRLTSADPRASPQVALNCLGEPSDVAPLKEGVRLAWQLLQHGELCSRFDRVLAWTDGMINSDVALQQAVATLVRPSAHLCGSAKMGRSPDDGAVVDASGRVYGVDNLWVADASIMPTIPSAPTNLTCIMIGEKIASQLCRHPPGC; encoded by the coding sequence CGACGGAGATGCTGCAGGCGATGCGCGATGCGAATCAGCCGGCGGTAGCGCCCGGCCTGAACTGGAATATACGTGCGTCGATCAAGGGCGCTGCGACCGCGCAGGCGTCGCACGGACTGCGTGGTAGCAGCGGCGTTTTCGGGTATAACCCAGGAAGGGTGGTCGGTGGATCGTCGGCGGTCAATGCCGCCCAGGCATTGCGCGGGACACCACAGGATTACGATCAGTGGGCGGCCGAATGCGGCGTACAGTGGGGGTGGGAAAATTGCTTACGCTATTTCCGGGCGCTGGAGGATGACCTGTTGGGCCCGGACGATCTGCATGGGCGCGGCGGACCGATACCGATACGGCGCGAACGCAAGGACGAACTGCGGCCGTTGCAAGCAGCGCTGATGGCGTCGTGTATCGCGCACGGTTTTCCCGAGACGTCGGATCTCAACAATCCACAGACCCCCGGCGTCGGCATTATTCCGAGGAATGTCGTCGATGGGGTACGGATGTCGACGGCGTTGACGTATCTCGAAGCGGCACGCCGCCGCTCGAATCTGACGCTGCTCGCCGACACGCATGTCCATCGGATTCTTTGGTCCGGTAGGTACACCTGCGGCGGTGTCGAGGCTGACGTCGCCGGAACCCCACGACGTTTGTTGGCGCGCAATGTGATTCTCTGCGCCGGTGCCGTCGGCACGCCGGCGATACTGATGCGCTCCGGTATCGGCGATCCGGCGGCGCTTGCACCCCTGGGCATCGAGGTCAGACAGGCGTTACCCGGCGTTGGCTCGGGGCTCATGGATCATCCCGCGGTCGGCATTTGGGGTGTGCCGAAGCCGGATGTTTGCATCCCGGGCGAGCCGTCGCGGCAGACGCTGCTGCGCTACTCCTCTCGCCGGACGCATTATGCGGATGACATGGAGATCTGCGTACTGGCGAGCATGAACGCGCATGCGTTATTGCCGCAATTGCGCGCAATCTCGGAGGCGCCGACGATCGTCGGCGCGCTCGTCACTCTCATGAAGCCAAGTTCTCGCGGCGTGGTTCGTCTCACCTCGGCGGACCCGCGGGCGTCGCCACAGGTCGCGCTCAATTGCCTCGGCGAGCCGAGCGATGTCGCGCCGCTCAAGGAAGGGGTACGACTGGCGTGGCAGCTGTTGCAGCATGGCGAGCTTTGTTCCCGCTTCGATCGGGTACTTGCATGGACCGACGGCATGATTAACTCCGACGTCGCGCTGCAACAGGCAGTCGCGACCCTCGTGCGACCGAGCGCGCACCTATGCGGCTCGGCAAAGATGGGCCGCTCTCCCGATGACGGCGCCGTGGTTGACGCAAGCGGGCGGGTTTATGGCGTAGATAACCTGTGGGTGGCGGATGCGTCGATCATGCCGACGATCCCGAGCGCACCGACGAATCTTACGTGCATCATGATCGGGGAGAAGATTGCGTCCCAGCTGTGCCGACATCCGCCCGGATGTTGA